A genomic stretch from bacterium includes:
- a CDS encoding putative phosphothreonine lyase domain-containing protein: MKKSKRSGPRMPTRHEIIKHRQQLVADPYVKASPSEVTDTPWIYARRQIGDYPEATERSGKWLIFTPVERIDETWAAIKAATEAGRLGDSSKVATMYPNPLNRNPSSRVVCVYTYDSTDEVDVHRVRDVLRELGFTQKLPYKTDRDTLKGNYQHTSHTRIGAYYE, from the coding sequence ATGAAAAAGAGCAAACGATCAGGCCCCAGGATGCCTACGCGCCATGAGATTATCAAGCACCGGCAACAACTAGTTGCTGATCCTTACGTGAAAGCCAGCCCATCCGAAGTAACAGATACGCCATGGATATATGCTCGCCGACAAATTGGCGATTATCCGGAAGCGACTGAGCGCAGTGGCAAATGGCTGATCTTCACACCGGTTGAAAGGATAGATGAAACCTGGGCCGCGATAAAAGCGGCAACTGAAGCGGGTAGACTCGGGGATAGCTCAAAGGTTGCGACAATGTACCCGAACCCGCTCAATAGAAACCCAAGCAGTCGAGTCGTTTGCGTTTACACTTATGATTCGACAGACGAGGTAGACGTTCACAGAGTGAGGGATGTACTGCGTGAACTTGGCTTTACTCAGAAACTGCCCTACAAGACTGATCGCGATACTCTCAAGGGCAACTACCAGCACACAAGCCATACGCGCATCGGCGCGTACTACGAATGA
- a CDS encoding DUF3800 domain-containing protein, giving the protein MESRRQVIFPDSCLLVFIDETGGPLFTDPTYPIFGLGGCVVPVTDYVDYLRDSWTQMKTTYFGGASIILHASGGRKPGKRRAEAVANFLGTSAFGRIAAVVTNKTMLVQGIRPYQLAAGALVDCLVKVAKCAFTEIVLIFEESASYDTVAFREFEGYGIVRDGCRIPLAKYRMPKGANEPGLEIADCLIHAIGSHVRKRLATSTEPAPDPIYASAFINIPSSWQSSIEITKVF; this is encoded by the coding sequence ATGGAATCGAGGCGCCAAGTTATTTTTCCAGACTCGTGTCTCCTCGTGTTCATTGATGAAACTGGGGGCCCGTTATTCACCGACCCCACCTACCCAATATTTGGATTAGGAGGATGTGTTGTTCCTGTCACAGATTATGTTGACTACTTGAGAGACTCGTGGACTCAAATGAAGACGACGTACTTTGGGGGAGCGTCCATCATACTACACGCATCGGGCGGCCGTAAGCCTGGGAAACGAAGGGCCGAAGCTGTGGCGAACTTCCTCGGCACGTCTGCTTTTGGACGGATAGCCGCTGTGGTTACTAACAAGACTATGTTGGTTCAGGGCATCCGCCCTTACCAACTCGCTGCCGGTGCGCTAGTAGACTGTTTGGTGAAGGTTGCCAAATGTGCATTCACAGAGATCGTCCTTATTTTCGAAGAATCGGCCAGCTACGATACGGTAGCCTTTCGGGAATTTGAGGGGTACGGGATAGTCCGAGATGGCTGCCGGATTCCCCTTGCGAAGTACCGTATGCCCAAGGGAGCTAACGAGCCGGGACTTGAAATTGCAGACTGCCTTATTCATGCGATTGGTTCCCACGTGCGTAAGCGTCTGGCAACTTCGACGGAGCCAGCCCCCGATCCAATCTACGCTAGTGCGTTCATCAACATTCCGTCCTCTTGGCAGAGCTCCATCGAAATCACCAAAGTATTCTGA